In Proteiniborus ethanoligenes, a single genomic region encodes these proteins:
- a CDS encoding YggS family pyridoxal phosphate-dependent enzyme — translation MENIREIIVKNTAQKGLSSDYINLVAVTKTIAVDKINEAISLGVTHIGENRVQEIQKKYELVNKEAKWHMIGHLQTNKVKHIIDKVHMIHSLDRISLAKEIQKRAEEKDIDISVLVQVNIAEEDSKFGLKKEEVIPFIKSIGELDRIKIKGLMTIAPYVEEPEEVRCVFRDLKILFECIKEIGLKNTDMKYLSMGMTNDFEIALEEGANIIRIGTGIFGKRE, via the coding sequence ATAGAAAATATTAGAGAAATTATAGTTAAAAATACTGCCCAAAAAGGATTAAGCTCTGATTATATTAATCTAGTTGCAGTTACGAAGACAATAGCTGTTGATAAAATTAATGAGGCTATATCATTAGGTGTAACTCATATTGGAGAAAATAGAGTTCAAGAAATACAAAAAAAGTATGAGCTCGTAAATAAAGAAGCTAAATGGCATATGATAGGACATCTTCAAACCAATAAGGTAAAGCATATTATAGATAAGGTTCATATGATACATTCATTAGATAGAATCAGCTTGGCTAAAGAAATACAAAAAAGGGCAGAAGAAAAGGACATTGACATAAGCGTACTAGTTCAAGTTAACATAGCTGAGGAAGATTCAAAGTTTGGACTTAAAAAGGAAGAAGTCATTCCTTTTATTAAGTCTATTGGAGAATTAGATAGAATAAAAATAAAAGGCTTAATGACAATAGCACCATATGTAGAAGAGCCTGAGGAAGTAAGATGCGTTTTTAGAGATTTAAAAATCTTATTTGAATGTATAAAAGAAATAGGGTTGAAAAATACCGACATGAAATATCTATCTATGGGAATGACTAATGACTTTGAAATTGCTTTAGAAGAAGGTGCAAATATTATTCGTATAGGTACAGGTATTTTTGGAAAAAGAGAATAA
- the plsY gene encoding glycerol-3-phosphate 1-O-acyltransferase PlsY, which translates to MINTIIIAIISYLLGNFATSYILGKIFKKTDIRMHGSGNAGATNALRVFGIKLAAATFLFDALKGVLAVIIGRMILGDIGGYIGGVFVVVGHNWPIVLRFKGGKGVASTIGVALTINYKIALICIVIGIIIVIMTKYVSLGSITAMTLLPILSLILIRPFDINFIIFTIILSLMAVFRHRSNIKRLISGNESKLGQKAH; encoded by the coding sequence TTGATTAACACCATAATTATAGCAATTATCAGCTATTTATTAGGAAACTTTGCTACATCTTATATATTGGGAAAAATATTTAAGAAAACTGATATTAGAATGCATGGAAGCGGAAATGCAGGGGCAACTAATGCTTTAAGAGTATTTGGAATAAAGCTGGCTGCAGCAACATTTTTATTTGATGCACTAAAAGGAGTACTAGCAGTAATTATTGGAAGAATGATTCTAGGAGATATAGGAGGATATATAGGAGGAGTTTTTGTGGTTGTAGGTCATAATTGGCCTATAGTACTAAGGTTTAAAGGCGGAAAAGGAGTAGCTTCTACTATAGGAGTGGCATTAACTATTAATTACAAGATAGCATTAATATGCATTGTAATAGGAATAATAATAGTTATTATGACTAAATATGTATCCTTAGGCTCTATTACAGCTATGACACTTTTACCAATACTATCTCTTATATTGATAAGACCTTTTGATATTAATTTTATTATTTTTACTATTATTCTATCTCTAATGGCTGTCTTTAGACACAGAAGTAATATTAAAAGACTAATTAGTGGAAACGAATCGAAGCTAGGGCAAAAAGCACATTAA
- a CDS encoding YIEGIA family protein — protein sequence MFKYDYILIPSIVIGFVSRASMLRVDYRQYPSYPQGVFSHLTLGIIASALGSVALPAIVESEFGAVTFLALAAQQFRDVRNLERQSLDNIEPTELVQRGTAYIEDIAKAFEARNYVTMLVSLIASIAIYTFNKIGLIKIYSIIIGGCTGAIAFYLLNKAISRQTIEEIAEVKPANISFNGALLLVNDIVIMNIGFEASREIYLKNGIAVQITPHNENGVTTLSNIGQRQAIVHNAAVLLGLRKDVDEPDFTPIARRDPHTGNVVMVIVALEPDVECLVEAVKNTIVLESSKRKPLQSYVGRKAAD from the coding sequence TTGTTTAAATATGATTATATTCTAATACCATCTATTGTTATTGGCTTTGTATCTAGAGCATCAATGCTAAGAGTAGATTATAGACAATATCCTAGCTACCCTCAAGGTGTCTTTTCACACCTTACACTAGGCATTATAGCTTCTGCTTTAGGTTCTGTTGCATTACCTGCAATTGTAGAAAGTGAGTTTGGAGCGGTGACCTTTTTGGCGCTTGCTGCTCAACAATTTAGAGATGTAAGGAATCTTGAAAGACAGAGCTTAGATAACATTGAACCAACTGAACTTGTTCAAAGAGGAACAGCATATATAGAAGATATAGCAAAGGCCTTTGAAGCTAGGAATTATGTTACAATGCTTGTATCCTTGATTGCAAGTATAGCAATCTACACATTTAATAAAATTGGATTAATTAAAATATATTCTATAATAATTGGTGGATGTACAGGAGCTATTGCCTTTTATCTACTTAATAAAGCAATATCTAGACAAACCATAGAAGAAATTGCAGAAGTAAAACCAGCTAATATATCATTCAATGGAGCTCTGTTGTTAGTAAATGATATAGTAATAATGAATATAGGCTTTGAAGCGTCAAGGGAGATATACTTAAAAAATGGTATTGCAGTCCAGATTACTCCCCATAATGAAAATGGAGTTACAACTCTTTCTAATATAGGACAAAGACAGGCTATAGTACATAATGCTGCAGTTCTTTTAGGGTTAAGAAAGGATGTTGATGAGCCTGATTTTACTCCAATAGCAAGAAGAGATCCTCATACAGGTAATGTGGTCATGGTGATAGTTGCTCTTGAACCAGATGTAGAATGCCTTGTAGAGGCAGTAAAAAATACCATAGTCTTAGAAAGCTCTAAACGAAAGCCACTACAATCTTATGTTGGGAGAAAAGCTGCTGATTAA
- a CDS encoding DUF512 domain-containing protein: MESNNYEVDIYYDGKNIIDNVNKNSIAEELGIESGDILVSINDNKVTDIIDYKYLITEDFVTMNIFKKNGELWELEIEKDYDEDIGITFTNPLIDKAKNCRNKCIFCFIDQLPKGMRETLYFKDDDSRLSFLQGNFITLTNLNDEEIDRIIRYRLSPINISVHTTDPELRAKMLNNKNAGKAYEILKRFSDAGIDMNCQIVLIPGINDGDNLERTLRDLSALHPNVSSVAVVPVGLTKYRKDLIKLSTYSVETANELLEFINKRQKEYLDSIDTRFVFASDEFYVVGKREVPSYEEYEGFPQYENGVGLIRSFHQEIQEALMDVSKGFELNRSYVIATGTLASDFVKEVASMIMMKIKGLSLRVIPIKNDFFGETITVSGLVTGRDLIKQLDKYEMGDGLILPSSMLKRDEKVFLDDTTVEDIEKSLNTKVIISDVDGTKLINILINEKR, from the coding sequence ATGGAATCAAATAATTATGAAGTAGATATCTATTATGATGGGAAAAATATAATAGATAATGTAAATAAAAATAGCATAGCAGAAGAACTTGGCATTGAATCAGGAGATATACTTGTATCTATAAACGATAATAAAGTAACTGATATTATAGATTATAAATATTTAATTACTGAAGATTTTGTTACTATGAATATATTTAAAAAGAATGGAGAACTGTGGGAGCTAGAAATAGAAAAAGACTATGATGAAGACATAGGGATTACTTTTACTAATCCCCTTATTGATAAGGCGAAAAATTGTAGAAATAAATGTATTTTTTGCTTTATTGATCAGCTTCCTAAAGGGATGAGAGAAACATTATATTTTAAGGATGATGACTCCAGACTATCATTTTTGCAAGGAAATTTCATTACATTAACAAATCTAAATGATGAAGAAATAGATAGAATTATTCGGTACAGACTGAGTCCAATAAATATATCTGTACATACTACTGATCCAGAGCTAAGGGCAAAAATGCTAAATAATAAAAATGCAGGGAAGGCTTATGAAATTTTAAAGAGGTTTAGTGATGCAGGGATTGATATGAACTGCCAAATAGTTCTTATCCCAGGTATAAATGATGGAGATAATCTAGAACGAACTCTAAGGGACTTGTCAGCCCTACATCCTAATGTTTCAAGTGTAGCAGTAGTTCCAGTAGGATTAACGAAATATAGAAAAGATTTAATTAAATTAAGTACATATAGTGTTGAAACTGCTAATGAACTTTTAGAATTTATTAATAAAAGACAGAAGGAGTATTTAGATAGTATTGATACAAGATTTGTTTTTGCTTCTGATGAATTCTATGTTGTTGGGAAAAGAGAAGTTCCAAGCTATGAGGAGTACGAAGGATTCCCACAGTATGAAAATGGAGTAGGGCTAATTAGATCCTTTCATCAAGAAATACAAGAAGCCTTAATGGATGTTAGTAAAGGTTTTGAACTAAATAGAAGCTATGTTATAGCAACAGGAACTCTTGCTTCTGACTTTGTTAAAGAGGTTGCAAGCATGATTATGATGAAAATAAAGGGGCTTAGCTTAAGGGTAATTCCTATAAAAAATGATTTCTTTGGAGAAACCATTACTGTATCAGGACTGGTAACAGGTAGAGATCTAATAAAACAGCTAGATAAGTATGAAATGGGAGATGGTTTAATTCTACCTAGTTCTATGCTTAAAAGAGATGAAAAAGTTTTTTTAGATGACACCACCGTAGAGGATATTGAAAAAAGCTTAAATACAAAAGTTATTATATCAGATGTTGATGGTACTAAGCTTATTAACATTTTAATAAATGAGAAGAGGTGA
- a CDS encoding capping complex subunit for YIEGIA, protein MDIGIKDTIIAIITTDEKAVSGGSVSTFYVGDIEEQKRIALFISKITTGMIHDLENGCYVIVRH, encoded by the coding sequence ATGGACATAGGTATAAAAGATACTATAATAGCCATAATAACTACAGATGAAAAAGCAGTTTCAGGGGGAAGTGTATCTACATTTTATGTAGGGGATATTGAAGAACAAAAGAGAATAGCTTTATTCATATCAAAAATAACTACCGGGATGATACATGATTTAGAAAATGGATGTTATGTAATAGTTAGACATTGA
- a CDS encoding NAD(P)H-dependent glycerol-3-phosphate dehydrogenase, with protein sequence MKNICILGGGSWGTALAIVLAKKGFNIDLWVRDNNQCEEINTARENLKYLQGVLLPNNINATNDIIKAVKDKKVIVSAVPTHGVREVLRSIKNHLNQEAIIVNVAKGIEVDTLLRISEIVKEEIPEIEYAILSGPSHAEEVARDIPTTLVAASAKKHIAEYIQDIFMTPKFRVYTNPDVIGVELGGALKNIIALGAGISDGLGYGDNTKAALMNRGFVEIARIGEAMGANKMTFAGLSGIGDLIVTCTSMHSRNRRAGILIGQGYTLEEATKSIGMVVEGIKTTKAAYQLSGKYDVTMPITEEIYKVLYEDANVKNSVVNLMLRDKTHEIEDIVNEDQFLW encoded by the coding sequence TTGAAAAATATTTGTATACTTGGTGGAGGAAGCTGGGGAACAGCTCTTGCTATAGTTCTTGCAAAGAAAGGCTTTAATATAGATTTATGGGTAAGAGATAATAATCAATGTGAAGAAATAAATACAGCAAGAGAAAATTTAAAATATTTACAAGGTGTACTATTACCAAACAATATTAATGCTACAAATGACATTATAAAGGCAGTTAAGGATAAAAAAGTAATAGTTTCGGCAGTTCCAACTCATGGGGTTAGAGAGGTTTTAAGGTCTATAAAGAATCATTTAAATCAAGAGGCTATTATAGTTAATGTAGCTAAGGGAATAGAGGTTGACACACTGCTGAGAATTTCTGAAATAGTAAAAGAAGAAATACCAGAAATAGAATATGCTATTTTATCAGGACCCTCTCATGCTGAAGAGGTTGCTAGAGACATACCAACTACATTGGTAGCGGCTTCTGCTAAAAAACACATTGCAGAATATATTCAGGATATATTTATGACTCCTAAGTTTAGAGTATATACTAATCCAGATGTAATAGGTGTAGAACTTGGGGGAGCATTGAAAAATATTATCGCCCTAGGAGCAGGAATTTCAGATGGGCTTGGATATGGTGATAATACAAAGGCTGCATTAATGAATAGAGGATTTGTAGAGATAGCGAGAATTGGTGAGGCAATGGGTGCTAACAAAATGACTTTTGCAGGATTATCAGGAATTGGAGATTTAATTGTAACCTGCACAAGTATGCACAGTAGAAACAGAAGAGCTGGTATTTTAATAGGACAAGGATATACTCTAGAAGAGGCAACCAAATCAATAGGTATGGTAGTTGAAGGAATTAAGACAACTAAAGCTGCATATCAGCTTTCTGGAAAATATGATGTGACTATGCCTATAACAGAAGAAATATACAAAGTTCTTTATGAGGATGCAAATGTGAAAAATTCTGTAGTTAACTTAATGCTTAGAGATAAAACTCATGAAATTGAAGATATTGTAAATGAAGACCAATTTCTTTGGTAA
- a CDS encoding threonine/serine ThrE exporter family protein encodes MSRKKEANKLLSMAILAGKIMLENGAETYRVEDTITRICKSRDYVTYAEPFVIPTGILMAIGCEDDIMTYIQRTKSKTTDLNKITLVNEFSRNFVNSHMSVDEGFECLKKIDEVKAYSSIINIIFGGIAGGFFSLLFGGTFKDFVSAFLISIIVVTTSKMLSKINMIYFINNFVAAAIATIFAILTVKIGLGNNMDRIIIGTIMPLVPGLAITNATRDSMLGDFLAGMSRGIEAIIVALSIAFGVGLILVLYHGGI; translated from the coding sequence TTGAGCAGAAAAAAGGAAGCTAATAAATTATTAAGTATGGCTATTCTAGCTGGAAAAATAATGCTTGAAAATGGGGCTGAAACATATCGTGTAGAAGATACTATTACAAGAATATGTAAATCTAGAGATTATGTTACTTATGCAGAGCCTTTTGTCATACCTACAGGAATACTTATGGCAATTGGATGTGAAGATGATATCATGACTTATATCCAAAGGACAAAGTCTAAAACAACTGATTTAAATAAAATAACTTTAGTTAATGAGTTTTCTAGAAATTTTGTCAACTCTCATATGTCTGTAGATGAAGGTTTTGAATGTTTGAAAAAAATAGATGAAGTAAAGGCTTACTCTAGTATAATTAATATTATTTTTGGTGGAATTGCTGGTGGTTTTTTTTCACTTCTATTTGGTGGTACATTTAAGGATTTTGTCAGTGCTTTCTTAATTAGCATAATTGTTGTAACTACAAGTAAAATGCTTAGTAAAATCAATATGATATATTTTATTAACAATTTTGTTGCCGCTGCTATTGCTACAATTTTTGCTATTTTAACTGTTAAAATAGGTCTTGGAAATAATATGGATAGGATAATAATTGGAACAATAATGCCTCTAGTACCTGGTTTAGCTATAACTAATGCTACTAGAGATTCTATGCTTGGTGATTTTTTAGCAGGTATGTCTCGTGGAATTGAAGCTATAATAGTTGCATTATCTATTGCCTTTGGAGTAGGTCTAATTCTAGTATTGTATCATGGAGGAATATAA
- a CDS encoding cell division protein SepF: MADMTSKFINKVKYIIGLDDMEENEIQQDTGNEEIEIDPKRSLSRQNKVLNIHTNTNVKLVVYEPLKYEEAPKIVEDLKVRKLIVVNLEKMETEEKKQIFDFLNGAIYALDGNIQKVSKDIFILAPSNVEIDSRLKEELKNKGLFPWQK; this comes from the coding sequence ATGGCAGATATGACAAGTAAATTTATAAACAAGGTCAAATATATAATTGGATTAGATGATATGGAAGAAAATGAAATTCAGCAAGATACAGGTAATGAAGAGATTGAAATTGATCCTAAAAGAAGTCTTTCAAGACAAAATAAGGTTTTAAATATTCATACTAATACTAATGTTAAGCTAGTTGTATATGAACCATTAAAGTATGAGGAAGCACCAAAGATCGTAGAGGATTTAAAGGTGAGAAAGCTCATAGTAGTTAATTTAGAAAAAATGGAGACTGAAGAAAAAAAACAGATTTTTGATTTCTTAAATGGAGCTATCTATGCCTTAGATGGGAATATACAAAAAGTTTCAAAAGATATATTTATATTAGCACCAAGTAACGTAGAAATTGATTCTAGATTAAAGGAAGAATTAAAGAATAAAGGACTTTTTCCTTGGCAAAAATAG
- the glyA gene encoding serine hydroxymethyltransferase has protein sequence MDFSNLRDYDLEIMKVIEQETERQRSKIELIASENFVTKAVMEAMGSQLTNKYAEGYPGKRYYGGCEYVDIAEDLARDRLKKLFGAEHANVQPHSGANANLGVYFAVLKPGDKVLGMNLSHGGHLTHGSPVNISGTYYNFIAYGVNKETETIDYDEVREIALREKPKLIVAGASAYPRIIDFAKFREISDEVGAYLMVDMAHIAGLVAAGLHPNPVPYADFVTTTTHKTLRGPRGGAILCKEKYARDIDKAIFPGIQGGPLMHVIAAKAVSFKEALEDDFKDYQKQVLKNAKALADNLIEKGFRLVSGGTDNHLLLVDVRNKGLTGKKAEALLDHIGITTNKNTIPFETESPFITSGLRIGTPAVTTRGMKEEDMKEIAEIIKLTLEEKTDAETLAGLVKSLCDRFPLY, from the coding sequence ATGGATTTTAGCAATCTTAGAGATTATGACCTGGAAATTATGAAAGTTATTGAACAAGAAACAGAAAGACAAAGGAGTAAAATAGAACTTATTGCATCAGAAAATTTCGTGACTAAAGCAGTAATGGAAGCCATGGGTAGTCAATTAACAAATAAATATGCTGAGGGCTATCCCGGCAAGAGATATTATGGAGGGTGTGAGTATGTTGATATAGCTGAAGACCTTGCTAGGGACAGGCTGAAGAAACTCTTTGGTGCTGAACATGCTAATGTTCAACCTCACTCTGGAGCCAATGCAAATTTAGGAGTATACTTTGCAGTTTTAAAACCGGGAGATAAGGTTCTAGGCATGAATCTTTCCCATGGAGGTCATTTGACTCATGGAAGTCCAGTAAATATTTCTGGTACATATTACAACTTTATTGCCTATGGAGTAAATAAAGAAACTGAAACTATAGATTATGATGAGGTAAGAGAAATTGCATTAAGAGAAAAGCCTAAGCTAATAGTTGCAGGAGCTAGTGCATATCCTAGAATAATTGACTTTGCTAAGTTTAGAGAAATATCTGATGAAGTAGGAGCATATTTGATGGTTGATATGGCTCATATAGCAGGTCTAGTCGCTGCTGGCCTGCATCCAAACCCAGTTCCTTATGCAGACTTTGTGACTACCACAACTCATAAAACTCTTAGAGGTCCTAGAGGTGGAGCTATTCTATGTAAAGAAAAATATGCAAGAGATATTGATAAAGCAATATTCCCAGGTATTCAAGGTGGTCCATTAATGCATGTTATTGCAGCTAAAGCAGTTAGCTTTAAGGAGGCTTTAGAAGATGACTTTAAAGATTATCAAAAACAAGTATTGAAAAATGCCAAGGCATTAGCCGATAATCTTATTGAAAAAGGCTTTAGATTAGTATCTGGAGGAACGGATAATCACTTATTGCTTGTAGACGTTAGAAATAAAGGCTTGACTGGGAAAAAGGCAGAGGCATTATTAGACCATATTGGAATAACTACTAATAAAAACACTATTCCATTTGAAACAGAAAGTCCTTTTATAACTAGTGGTCTTAGAATTGGAACTCCAGCAGTAACTACAAGAGGTATGAAAGAAGAGGATATGAAAGAGATAGCAGAAATAATTAAACTAACCCTGGAAGAGAAGACAGATGCTGAAACATTAGCTGGCTTAGTTAAATCTTTATGTGATAGATTCCCACTATATTAA
- a CDS encoding YggT family protein has product MSVLRVALEKLIYIIEILIFIRAILSFIARDMSSPIVSFVFQVTEPILEPFRKLIRRLNIDTGMIDFSPLLALLFLSLLSNVVNAFIR; this is encoded by the coding sequence TTGAGTGTTTTAAGAGTAGCTTTAGAAAAGTTAATTTATATTATAGAAATACTTATTTTCATTAGAGCTATATTGTCTTTTATAGCTAGGGACATGAGCAGTCCTATAGTATCATTTGTTTTTCAAGTAACAGAGCCTATACTTGAGCCTTTTAGAAAACTTATTAGAAGACTAAATATAGATACAGGAATGATAGATTTTTCTCCCTTATTAGCATTACTATTCTTGTCACTTCTATCTAATGTAGTAAATGCTTTTATCAGGTAA
- the der gene encoding ribosome biogenesis GTPase Der, which produces MSRPIVAIVGRPNVGKSTLFNKIAGRRISIVEDKPGVTRDRIYAEGEWLNKYFTMIDTGGIEPASDDIIMSQMRRQAEIAIETGDVILFVVDGLEGITSTDKEVANMLRKANKEILLVVNKIDTPKTPDTIYEFYELGLGSPIVISAGQGLGLGDLLDEVVKHFPEDKDVEYNEDVIKVAVIGKPNVGKSSLINKILGEERVIVSDIPGTTRDAIDTYFTHGEDEYVFIDTAGMRKRKRINENIERYSVVRSLTAIERADVCIVVIDATEGISEQDTKIAGYAHDNGKAAIIAVNKWDLVEKETNTYLKFEEDMRRTLSFMSYAPIMFISAETGRRVNKLLDLIKVVSNNHSMRIPTGTLNDIIGEAVLMNQPPSDKGKRLKIYYGTQVGIKPPKFVIFINDKELMHFSYARYLENQIRQSFGFEGTPIQFEFREKGEKED; this is translated from the coding sequence ATGTCTAGACCAATTGTTGCAATAGTTGGAAGACCAAACGTGGGTAAGTCCACACTTTTTAATAAAATTGCAGGTAGAAGAATATCGATTGTTGAAGACAAACCTGGAGTAACAAGGGATAGAATATATGCAGAGGGTGAATGGCTAAATAAGTACTTTACAATGATAGACACTGGTGGAATTGAGCCAGCTAGCGATGATATCATTATGTCTCAAATGAGAAGACAGGCTGAAATAGCCATAGAAACGGGAGATGTTATTCTTTTTGTTGTAGATGGATTAGAAGGCATAACCTCTACTGACAAAGAAGTAGCCAATATGCTTAGAAAGGCTAATAAAGAAATTTTGTTAGTTGTAAATAAGATAGATACTCCAAAAACACCAGATACTATATATGAATTCTATGAATTAGGCTTAGGCTCTCCAATTGTAATTTCTGCAGGACAAGGATTAGGATTAGGTGATTTGTTAGATGAAGTTGTAAAGCACTTTCCAGAAGATAAAGATGTAGAATATAATGAGGATGTTATTAAGGTTGCGGTTATTGGAAAGCCGAATGTAGGCAAATCATCTCTAATAAATAAAATTCTAGGTGAAGAAAGAGTTATAGTAAGTGATATCCCTGGAACTACAAGAGATGCAATAGATACATATTTTACTCATGGTGAAGACGAATATGTTTTTATTGATACTGCAGGGATGAGAAAAAGAAAGAGAATAAATGAAAATATAGAAAGATACAGTGTAGTAAGGTCACTTACAGCCATAGAAAGAGCAGATGTATGCATAGTAGTTATAGATGCTACAGAAGGAATTTCTGAGCAAGATACTAAGATAGCAGGATACGCACATGACAATGGTAAGGCTGCAATAATAGCTGTCAATAAGTGGGATTTAGTTGAGAAAGAAACTAATACTTATTTAAAATTTGAAGAAGACATGAGAAGAACTTTATCTTTTATGAGCTATGCGCCTATTATGTTTATTTCAGCTGAAACAGGTCGACGAGTTAATAAATTATTGGATTTAATTAAGGTAGTTTCCAATAATCATTCCATGAGAATACCTACAGGCACATTAAATGATATTATTGGTGAAGCGGTACTAATGAATCAACCACCTTCTGATAAAGGGAAAAGATTAAAAATATATTATGGTACACAAGTAGGTATTAAACCTCCTAAGTTTGTCATATTTATTAATGATAAAGAATTAATGCATTTTTCATATGCTAGATACCTTGAAAATCAGATTAGACAATCTTTTGGATTTGAAGGGACACCTATACAATTTGAGTTCCGTGAAAAAGGAGAAAAGGAGGATTAG
- the spoIVA gene encoding stage IV sporulation protein A yields MDKFDIYRDISERTEGDIYIGVVGPVRTGKSTFIKRFMEKLVVPNIDNKFKKERANDELPMSGSGKTIMTTEPKFVPTDAVELTLKDNVKFRVRMVDCVGYLVKGALGHEENNVPRMVITPWYEKEIPFEEAAEIGTRKVITDHSTIGIVVTTDGSITEIDRSNYIKAEERVISELKELDKPFVILLNSKHPELDSTIALRENLEEKYKVPVIAVDCLNMEMPEINKILEKVLLEFPIKEININLPKWVEGLPKNHWVKTSVLNYIKEIVHNLQRLSEINYAVSKFDELDIISSAKIKEIKLGEGVANIEMNVDSGLFYRILNELTGYKIEGEHQLLGLVTNLAKAKKEYNKIERALSDARLTGYGLVPPSLEELDLAEPEIFKQGNRFGVKLKAMAPSLHLIKANLTTEVSPLIGTEKQSEELVKYLLDEFESDPSKIWESNMFGKSLHDLVKEQLESKLNTMPEDARSKMQRTLERIVNDGSGGLICIII; encoded by the coding sequence GTGGATAAGTTCGATATATACAGAGATATTTCTGAAAGAACTGAAGGAGACATCTATATTGGTGTAGTTGGACCGGTTAGAACAGGAAAATCAACCTTTATAAAAAGGTTTATGGAAAAACTGGTTGTTCCAAATATAGATAATAAATTCAAGAAAGAAAGAGCAAATGATGAATTGCCTATGAGCGGTTCTGGGAAAACTATAATGACTACTGAACCTAAATTCGTGCCAACTGATGCAGTAGAATTGACACTCAAAGACAATGTAAAGTTTAGGGTGAGGATGGTAGATTGTGTAGGATATTTAGTTAAAGGGGCTTTAGGCCATGAGGAAAACAATGTACCTAGAATGGTTATTACTCCATGGTATGAAAAAGAAATACCTTTTGAGGAAGCAGCAGAGATAGGAACTAGGAAAGTAATTACAGATCATTCCACAATAGGAATTGTAGTAACAACAGATGGCTCAATTACTGAAATTGATAGATCAAATTACATAAAGGCTGAGGAAAGAGTCATAAGTGAACTTAAGGAGTTAGATAAACCTTTTGTTATTCTACTTAATTCAAAGCACCCTGAATTAGATAGCACAATAGCTTTAAGAGAAAACCTAGAAGAGAAATACAAGGTACCAGTCATAGCAGTAGACTGCCTTAACATGGAAATGCCAGAAATAAATAAAATATTAGAAAAAGTCTTACTAGAGTTTCCAATAAAGGAAATTAACATTAATCTTCCAAAATGGGTAGAGGGGCTTCCAAAAAATCATTGGGTGAAAACTTCTGTTCTAAATTATATTAAAGAAATAGTTCATAATCTTCAAAGATTGAGTGAAATAAACTATGCAGTGAGTAAATTTGATGAACTTGACATAATAAGTAGTGCAAAAATCAAAGAGATAAAGCTGGGAGAAGGCGTAGCAAATATAGAAATGAATGTTGATAGTGGATTATTCTATCGTATATTGAATGAATTAACTGGCTATAAAATCGAAGGTGAGCATCAGTTACTAGGGTTAGTCACAAATTTAGCAAAAGCAAAAAAGGAATATAATAAGATCGAAAGGGCATTAAGTGATGCTAGATTAACAGGATATGGATTAGTTCCTCCGAGTCTTGAAGAATTAGATTTGGCTGAACCAGAAATATTTAAACAAGGAAACAGATTTGGAGTAAAATTAAAAGCTATGGCACCAAGCTTGCATTTAATAAAAGCAAATCTTACTACTGAGGTTTCGCCACTTATAGGAACTGAAAAGCAAAGTGAGGAGCTTGTAAAATATTTGTTAGATGAATTTGAAAGTGATCCATCAAAGATATGGGAATCAAATATGTTTGGGAAATCTCTGCATGACTTAGTAAAAGAGCAGCTAGAAAGTAAGTTAAATACTATGCCAGAGGATGCAAGAAGCAAAATGCAAAGAACCTTAGAAAGAATAGTCAATGATGGAAGTGGAGGGCTAATCTGTATCATAATATAA